Below is a window of Janthinobacterium lividum DNA.
TATCGAGGATGAAATCGATATCGTTGTGCGTTTCCGACTTCGAGGCCTGCTTGGAAAAGTCCTTGAATACGGCGGCGCTGGCCGCGCTGGCCGTATTGGCGGCCTGGTTTTGCAGCGCTTCGGCTTCCGCCTTGGCCTGCTCGGCAATGGCCGCGCCCCAATCGTCTTCCGCGCTTTGGTCGTCTTGGTTGTCAGACATGTGTTTCTCCTGTTGTACAGATGCGGACCGCAGCGGCCCGGAAATTTTTTAATGATTGTTCATGTTATCGGTGTTTGCCAGCAACTTTTCAACCTTCAGCGCATATTGTCCGTTCAACACGCCGTAGGTGCAATCCATCACGGGCACGCCATCGACGGTGGCGGCGATCAGTTCCGGAATATTCAGCGGAATGATGTCGCCCACCTTCATGTTCAGGATTTCGTCGAACGACACGCGCGCCGTGCCCAGCGAGGCCACCAGCTCGACTTCGGCGATCTGGATCTGCTGCGTCATCAGGCGGATCCAGCGCTTGTCCACTTCCAGCGCCTCGCCCTGCAGGCTCGAGGTCAGCGAATCGCGGATCGGCTCGATCATCGAATACGGCATGCAGAAGTGGATTTGTCCGGAAACGGAGCCCAATTCCACCGTAAACGTGGACGCCACCACCACCTCGTTCGGCGTGGCGATGTTGGCGAACTGCGTGTTCATTTCTGAACGGATATATTCGAACTCGACGGGGAAGACCGGTTCCCACGACTTGGTATAGGCCTCGAAGACGATGTCGAGGATGCGCAAGATGATGCGCTGCTCCGTCTGCGTAAAGTCGCGCCCTTCGACGCGCGTGTGGAAGCGTCCGTCGCCGCCGAACAGATTGTCGACCAGCAGGAAGACCAGGCCCGGATCGAAGACCATCAGGGCCGTGCCGCGCAGCGGTTTCATGTGCACCAGGTTCAAATTGGTCGGCACCACCAGATTACGGATGAATTCGCTGTATTTCGACACGCGCACGGAGCCGACGGACACTTCGGCGCTGCGGCGCAGGAAGTTGAACAGGCCCACGCGCAGCAGCCGGGCGAAACGCTCGTTGATAATTTCCAACGTTGGCATCCGGCCGCGCACGATGCGCTCCTGGGTTGCCAGGTTGTAGGTACGAACTCCCGTGACATCTTCCGGCGTCTGCGCGTCGTCCTGGTCTCCGTTGACGCCCTTCAAAAGGGCATCGACTTCTTCCTGGGAGAGGAAATTATCGGCCATGGCTGCTTATTGAATGATGAATGCGGTAAATAATACGTCCGTCACGTCCTGCTCCGGCCCTTTGTCCTCGAACGGCTGGTTCACCTGATTGATGATTTCGGCCGCCAGTTGCTGCTTGCCTTCCACGGTATTGAGTTCGGATGCCTTCTTGCCGGACAGCAGCAGCAGCAAGCGGCTGCGCACTTTCGGCATGTTGACCTTGATTAAGTCCATTTCTTCCGGGCTGCTGGCCTGCAAGGTAAACGCGATTTGCAGGTATTGCTCGCCATTTTCCGGTTGCAAGTTGACGGTGAAGGCATCGATGGGCACGAAGACGGGCGGACCTGCCTTGGAAGCGGCATGTTTTTTCTTGCTGGGCGCCGATTCTTCTTTATCGGCCTTGCCATGCAGGAAGAACCAGGCGGCACCGCCACCGATAGCGCCAGCCACCAGCACCGAGGCCAGCACGATGATCAGAAGCTTTTTTTTCGAGGCGCCGGCGGGAGCCAGGCCTGCATCTGCTTTCGGATCTGCTTTCATTTTTGGATTTGCTTTCAATGGTACTCGAGTGCATGGAAGTGGATCACGACGCCATTATGTCATTATCGGCAAATTCTGCGCAGAAGGATGCAGTGAAAAGAGGGCGGAAGCGCCCTCAACTCGCTGTTTTTATACGAAAAGTTACGCCGTGGGGCGCGCCAGTGGCGTGTAGACGACGAATTGGCCTCAGGCAAAGGTATCCACGGCACTCAGGCTGGGCCGGCTGCGTCCGCCTGCTGCCGGCGCGATGGCAATCTCGCCACCCGATGCGCCGCCGCCCTGGCCATTGCCACGGTGTCCGCCAGATGCTTCCCGCTTACCCTGGTCCTGCTGTTCTGGCGTGCCGGCCGAGACGGTGGCGCTGCCAAAGGCGATGCCCGCTTCGCTCATCATCTCGCGCAGGCGCGGCATGGCCGCTTCCAGCGCCTGGCGCACTTCCGGCTGGGCCGACATGAAGGCTGCATCGGCCTGGTCATTGGTAACCGTCAGTACCACTTGCACAGGTCCCAGGTCGGGCGGATTCAAGGTCAGGGTGGCGCTCTGGTCGCCGCCGGCCGCCATCCACACGACTTTCTGTCCCAGTTGCTGGTCCCAGGCCGGCGTGCCCACCCGGCCCGTCAGCTTGTCGGCCGGCACGGCCACAGCGGCGGCCGCCTGCTGCAGCGCGCCCGGCTGTAACTGGGCCGCCAGGCGGCTCAGGTCGGCAGGCGTTTCCTTGAGGATCGGTTCGGCCACGGCGGTGCCCGCCTTGGCGGTCGCTGCCAGTTGCGCGTCGATGGCCAGCTTGCCAGGTTCGGCCTTGCCGGCCGGCACGCTGCTGCCTTGTGTGACGGCTGTCTTGCCCTGGGCCTGGCCCAGGCTGTCGGCAAAGTCGCCGCTGTCGGCCTGTGCGATGACGGTGGCGGCGGCCTTGCCGCTGCCCTGGCCGGTTGCCAGCAAGGGCCCTGTTGCCGGGTTCTTGCCCTCGGCCTTGACGCTGGTGCGCGCGGGCAGTTCTGGCACGGCCTTGGCCGCTGGCGGCTGGATGGCCAGCTGGATGCTGCCTACCAGGGCCAGCATTTCGGCGGCCGGATCGGCTGGCGGCGTGACTGTTTCGGCGGGGACGGCGGGCACGCTGGCCTCGGCCGTGGCGCTGTCGGCGGTAGCGGGCGTGGCCGCCTCGGCAACTGGCGCGGGCGGCTGTTCGCTGCTGGCTGCCTGTTCGGCGCCCGCTTGCGCCGGCTTCGCTTCGCTCGCTGGCGCCTGGGCCGGTGCCTGTGTGGCCGCAGGGCTGGCGGGGCGGGGCGTCGGCGCAGGCGCTTGTGTTTGCGCTTGCGCCATATTGCGGCTGGCCTGGCGTTGCTCGATCTGGCGGTTCAGGGTGCGCTGGAAGTCGCCCGCCGTGCCGCTGGTGGACGGCTGGCTGCGGTTGGCGGCGCCCGGCGTGGCGTTGGGCGAGATAATCTGGGAAATCGGGGTTGGCTGGGTTTGCATGATGCTGCCTTAGTGTTGCTTAGCGTTTGTAATAGGCTTGTCGCGCCGCGTGCTCATCCATTGCTTTCTGGTCGCGCTTGTTTTCCAGCTTCAGTGCCTGTTCCTGCGCCCGGTTGTTCAGGGTGGTGTATGACATGCGCTTGCGTTCGGCCAACTGCCAGCGCATCTTTTCATTGTCGCTGCGCGCTTGCGCATGCTCGACCACTTGCTGCTGGCCCAGGATGGCGCTGTCGAGTTTGACCATGAAGGCCTGGAAGTTGCGGTAAGCCATGGGCGTAATGCCGCTGCTCATGCTCGCTTCGAAGCGCTTGGCATAGTCGTCGCGGTAGCCGGACAGCATGTCGAGCTTCTGGCGGCAATCATCGAGCGCTTTCAGGGCCGCGCCCAGGCGCTTGGCGCAGTCATCCGTTTCGCGCTGGGCAAGGTCGATCAGGGTTGCAAGTTGGGAAGGAGAAGCCATGGCTGATTATATTCCCGCTATGCAAGCCCTAATCAGTCGAATAGAGCGGTAAGTTGCCCTAAGCTCTCATCCATGCTGACCCGCTCCGTAATTTGCTGTTGCAAAAACGCTTCGATCTTTTCATGCAGGGCGATGGCCTGGTCCAGCACGGGGTCAGTGCCGGCGCTGTAGGCGCCCACGCTGATCAGGTCGCGGCTGCGTTCATAGCGCGAATACAACTGTTTCAGCTTGCGCGCCTGCTGCTGGTGTTCATGCGTGGTGATCGAGTGGGCGGCGCGCGAGATCGATTGCTCGATGTCGATGGCCGGGTAGTGTCCCGCTTCGGCCAGGCGGCGGTTCAGCACGATATGCCCGTCCAGGATGGCGCGCGCCGAATCGGCGATCGGGTCTTGCTGGTCGTCGCCCTCGGTCAGCACGGTATAGAAGGCCGTGATCGAGCCTCCGCCTTCCTCGCCATTGCCGGCCCGCTCCACCAGCACGGGCAGCTTGGCGAAGACGGACGGCGGATAGCCCTTGGTGGCGGGCGGTTCGCCGATGGCCAGGGCGATTTCGCGCTGCGCCATGGCGTAGCGGGTCAGCGAATCCATGATCAACAGCACGTTTTGCCCCTGGTCGCGGAAATACTCGGCAATGGCCGTCGCATACGCGGCCCCTTGCAAACGCATCAGGGGGCGTGTCGGCCGGCGCGGCCACGACGACGGAACGGGCCAGGCCTTCGGCGCCGAGGATTTGCTCGATGAATTCCTTCACCTCGCGGCCCCGTTCGCCGATCAGGCCGACGACGATCACGTCCGCTTCCGTGTAGCGGGCCATCATGCCCAGCAGCACGCTCTTGCCCACGCCGGAACCGGCGAACAGGCCCATGCGCTGGCCACGGCCCACGGTCAGCATGGCATTGATCGAGCGCACGCCCACGTCGAGCGTATCGACGATGGGCGCGCGGCCCAGGGGATTGGCGGGGCGTACATTGATGGGAGCGCTATCGGTCGTATGCAGCGGGCCCAGCTGATCAAGCGGCCGTCCTGCGCCATCGAGCACGCGGCCCAGCAGTTGCGGTCCCACGGGCAGGTGGCGCGCGCGGTCGCTGGGGCGGCGGCGCGGGTGCGCCACGCTGCCCGGGCGGGGGATGGCCGGTTCGACGGAAAACACGCGCGTGCCGGGCACGATGCCCTCGACGTCGCTTTGCGGCATCAAAAACAGGCGTTCGCCTTCAAAACCCACCACTTCCGCCTCGACCCGGCCGCCATTCGGCAGCGGCACGGTACAGGCGGCGCCGACGGCCAGGCGCAGGCCCACGGCTTCCATCACCAAGCCGGCCACGCGCGTGACCCGGCCCGAAATTTGCATCGGTTCGACAAAGCCGACCACGGCCGAACAGTCGTTCAGGTAGGCGCGCCAGCGCGCCGCATGGGCAGTGGGGCCTTTGACGGGCTCGCTCACGGCGCCAGCCAGTCCAGGTCCTTGCCCAGCGCATGCGTCAAGCGGTGCCAGCGGGTGGACGTCTGCGCGTCGATCTGGTTGCTGGCCGTGTCGATCTTGCAACCGCCGCGTTCCACGCTGGGGTCTTCGATGACACGCCAGCCACCCTTGTCGAGTTCGTCACCGATGCCGTCGCGCACCACTTGCGCGTCTTCCGGGTTGAGCATCAGCAAGGCCGGCTGTTGCAGCACAGGCAAGTATTCGATGGCTTCGCGCACCATCGGCAGCATCAGCTCGGGGCGCACGGGCAAGGCCGTCTTCAGCATGCCCTTGGCCAGTTGCAGGGCCAGTTCCATCACGTCATTGGCGATCAGTTCATCAGCCTGGTGCACGGCAGTGCCGAAGTCGACGGCGATGGTTTGCAGATGCGCCAGTTCCACGGCAGAGGCCGCCTTGCCTTCCGCATACGATTGCGCATGGCCATCGGCATGCCCGGCCGCGTGGCCTTCCGCATAGCCGGCGGCGCGGCCTTCGTCGAAGGCCGTGGCGCGTGCTTCCTCGCGGATAGCGTCGAGTTCTTCCTGCGTCGGGTATTCGAGCGGCGGGGCCAGCTCTTCCTCGTGCAACTCGCCGTATGGATCAACTTCCGGGTCGAGCTCGGGTTCGGGGTCCGGTTCGAGCAGCTTGCGCGCCGCCACCACGCTGGGGCGCTCGTCGCCAAACGAGGTCATTTCCCAGCGCTGGTACGCGGTTTGCTGCTCTTTGGGTATTAAATTAGACAAACGAATCCTCGCCTTTTCCACCCAGTACTATCTGCCCTTCGTCCGCCAGGCGGCGCACGATTTGCAGGATCTGCTTCTGCTGCGATTCCACTTCCGACAGGCGCACGGGGCCTTTCGACTCCAGGTCTTCGCGCATCATCTCGCCGGCGCGCTGCGACATGTTCTTGAAGATCTTGTCGCGCAGCTCTTGCGAGGCGCCTTTCAGGGCGATGATCAGCATTTCCGACTGTACTTCGCGCAGCAGCAACTGGATGCCACGGTCGTCGATATCGATCACGTTGTCGAACACGAACATTTCGTCCATGATCTTTTGCGCCATGTCGTTATCGTAGTTCTTGATATTGTCCATGACGGAGCCTTCTTGCTCGCCGCTCATGAAGTTCAAGATCTCGGCCGCCGCGCGCACGCCGCCCAGCGACGATTTCTTGATGTTTTCGTTACCCGACAGCAGTTTCGTCAGCACATCGTTGAGTTCGCGCAAGGCGGCCGGCTGCACGCCGTCCAGGGTGGCGATGCGCAAGACCACGTCGTTGCGCAGGCGGTCCGTGAAATGGCCGAGGATTTCGCAAGCCTGGTCGCGTTCCAGGTGGACCAGGATGGTGGCGATGATCTGCGGGTGTTCGTTGCGGATCAGCTCGGACACGGACTGCGAATCCATCCATTTCAGCGATTCGATGCCGGACGCGTCCTTGCCGCCTAGGATGCGCGACAGCAGCACGGAAGCCTTGTCGTCGCCCAGCGCCTTGGTGAGGACTTGCCGGATGTATTCGTCCGAATCGAGGCCGACGGTGGAATTGAGTTCCGTCTGCGCGCGGAAGTCGTCGAGCACCTCGACCACCTGTTCGTGCGCGATGCCCTTCATGGTGGCCATGGCGGCGCCCAGTTTCAGCACTTCGCGCGGGCCGAGGAATTTCATGACCTCGGCCGCTTCGCTCTCGCCCAGTGCCAGCATCAGGATCGATGCTTTTTGCAGTCCCGTTGTCTCAGTCATTATTGCCTATCCATGCTTTGATTACGTTGGCTACCACGCGCGGGTCTTCCTGCGCCAGTTTTCGGGCCATCGCCAGGTTTTCGCGATAACCGCGGGCCGTGTCTTCTTCCAGTTCTTCCAGTTCCGCTTCGCTGAGCAGGACTTCGTTTTCTTCGCCGTCCTTGACCAGTTCCGGCTCGATGACGGGCGGCGGCGCGCCGAAATCGTCGATCTTGCGCATCACGGGGCGCAGCATCGGACGCACGATCTTGATGAAGATATACAGCAGGATCAGGGCCGTGATGAGGAATTTCGCCAGTTCCTTGGCCAGCGGCAAGTTGGCCGGGTCACGCCACCACTCCAGCTTGCCTTCCGGCGCGCGGTCGATGCCGTCGAAGGGCGAGTTGGCCACGCTGAAGCTGTCGCCGCGTTCCTTGTTGTAGCCCATCGCTTCCTTGACCAGATTATTGATCTGGACCATTTCGGCAGGGGAAATCGGCTTGACCGTGACTTTGCCATCCTTGTCGAAGCTGCGGCGGTAGTTGACGACGACGGCTACCGACAGGCGGCGCAAGCCGCCCATGGATTTCTGCTCGTAGCGCACGGTCTTGTCAACTTCATAATTCGTCGTCGATTCCTTTTGCGTTGGCGCCGTCGGCGCGCCGCCCGGGGCGCCAGGCGCCTCGGCCGTCAATGGCGCCGTCGCCACGCCTGGCGGCTGGTTCGACAGCGCGCCCGGCACGCCGGACGGGTTGGCATTGCCGGCGCCCGTCGATTCGCTCGTTTGCTGGCTGCGGATGGTGGACGCTTCCGGCGGCGAATTCGGCTTGTAGGTTTCGGCGGCCTGCTCGCTTTGCGAGAAATCCACGTCAGCCGTCGCTTCGGCGCGCACATTGCCTTCGCCGACGATGGGCAGCAAAATCGATTCGACTTGCTTGATCACGCTTTGCTGCAATTGCTGCACGTATTTTAATTGGTTCGGATCCAGGCTCTTGATGCCGTTGGCACGGTCCTTGTCCTTTTCCTGGTTCGACAGCAAGGTGCCGGCCTGGTCGACCACGGTGACATTGATCGGCAGCAATTCCGGCACGCTCGACGCCACCAGATGCACGATGGCGCTCACCTGCAACTGGTCCAGGCCGCGGCCTGGATGCAGGTTCAGCAGCACGGACGCCGTCGGTTTTTGCTGCTCGCGCACGAAAACGGACGGCTTGGGCAGGGCCAGGTGGACGCGCGCCGTGTCGACGGCGGACACCGATTCGATCGATTTCGCCAGTTCGCCTTCCAGCGCGCGCTGGAAATTGACCTGTTCAAGGAATTGCGACACGCCCAGTTTCTGGTTTTCCATCAGCTCGAAACCCACGTTGCCGCCCTTCGGCAAGCCTTGCGCGGCCAGTTTCAGGCGTGCATCGTGGACTTGCTCGGACGGCACGAGAATGGCGCCGCCGCCTTCGGAAAACTTGTGCTTGATGCCCAGCTGGTCCAACGACGCGGTGATGGCACCGCCGTCGCGGTCCGTGTAGTTGGAGAACAGGACTTTGTATTCGGGCGGCTGGTTCCACATGTACAGGGCCACGCCGATGGCGACGAGCGCCGCCACGCCCAGGCCGCGCAGGAAATTCTTGCCCATCGGCGTCTTGGCGAACGCTTGCACGGACTCCACGGGCGAGCGGGCAGGCGCCGGTTCAGGCGGTATGCGGTTCACATCGATTTCTTCGGCTACAGCCATGATTGCCTTCCAGGGCGCGTATGTTTGGTAATGAGTGGGGGCCGCTTCCTCAGGAGGAGGGGGCGATATGCAGAATTATCCGCCACTGTCACGCACTTCAATCGTCCAAATAGAAGGCGCTTTTGCCGCCTGCTCGGCCGAGCGGCTGGCGTTGGCGCTGGTATTGTGGAACCCTGGCAACATGTGACGGAAGTTATTGTACCCGTCGTTGCCTTGCAAGCCAGGGTTTTGTTCTCTGGGTGCAACAGGCAAGGAACAGTTATGCAGCAGACCAGAATCGGGAGGCAAAGTGAAAACAGGCGGTATCGATAGCAGCAGGATCGAGGCGATGATCGCGCAACTGAAGTCGGCGGCCACGCGGCCGGAGGCGAAAATACCGGCGATCCAGACCGAGATGCCGGCGGCGAAGGTGAATTTTGCCGATGCCTTCAAGAGCGCGCTGGACTCCGTGAGCGGCGCGCAAAAGGCGTCGTCGGCACTGGGCCAGCGCTTTACCATGGGCGACGAAAAGGTCAGCCTGTCGGACGTGATGGTGTCGATGCAAAAGTCGAGCATCGAATTCCAGGCGACGGTGCAGGTGCGAAATAAGCTCGTGTCGGCATATCATGAGATCATGAATATGCAAGTTTGATACAGGCGAGTGTATTGGTATGTCACGAACGCCTTACCAACCGTAAGGTGTTAACCCAACCCCGCCATGCGCGCATTCCGTTCTCGCTCCAGTCGCGTGATATAGCGCTGCACGTGCGCCAGCATGCTGCGCGGCAGGTCGACGAACTGGCAGCCGAGTCGGCGGTTCAGCTTGTTGTTCAGCAAGGTCATGTCCAGCGAATTGCGAATTTGCAAAGTTGCGGTGACGATGCCGACGTCGGGCAAGTCGATGCGGCAGCCGGGATAGTCCCTGCCGATGGTCTCGCCCAGCATCAATTTATTGTCGAGGATGGCGATGCCGCCGCAACTGATGTCGGCCAGCGGGAACAGCGTGTCGGCGCCGCCCAGCGAGGGCGGCAGGGGAATCGAGACGCGTACGGGATTGCTCACGGGCGTCGTCATGCGGTAATACTCGCGCCGCTGCAAGCGGATCAATGTTTCTGGAATGGCAATTTTCAAGGCGGGCTTGCCGCCGTAATTGCACTCTTCCACCAGGGCGCTGGCAAACAGGATGCGGATCTTGTCGAGCGAGGTTTCAAACGAGATGCCCTTGGCGGCCACCATGCGCCGGTTCTGGTCGGCGTTCACGGAACGGTCGAGGATGACGGTATTGTGTTCCGCGTCGACGTCCAGGATGGAAGTGACGCACACATCGGATTCACCGTGGATCAGCATGCGGATCAGCTGGTTCTTTTCGCCGATGCTACGCAGCAATGCGATGATTTCCCGCCGCGATTCCACTTCAAAATCATGCCAGTTTTCGAGGCCGGAATCCATAATATGTGCTTGCATTGATGCCTGTCTATGTATCGGTGAGGTTGACGCTGGTGTCGGGCGGGGGCGGGATGGGGCCGCCATTCGCAGATTCAATATGATATAACCAGGCCAGCAGTTCCGCAATCGCCCGATACAGGCCGGGCGGAATCTGGCGGTCCAGGTCGACATCCATCAGCAGTGCCACCAATTCCTTCGATTCATGCACGAAGACGCCGTGTTCGCGCGCCGTGCTGATGATCTGGTCCGCGATCAGGCCGCTGCCCTTGGCCACCACCTTGGGCGCCGGCGTGCCGCTCTGGTAGGCCAGCGCGACTGCCGTCTGCGGCACCTTGCGCTTGGTGTCGTCAAGCATCATCTGCTCCAGCCGCCTCGGGTTTGCCGGCGATCGTCAACGACGACAAGGGCCAGCCGGCCGCATCGAGCGACGCTTCCAGCCGCGCCGCATGCTGGCGCAAGGTGTCGGCGCTGCCTTCGCTGCCCGCTTGCAGCTGGATGTGCACGCGGCCGCCCTGCAAGACCACGTGCGCGGCCAGGTCGCCCAGCAGGGGGAACTGGAAGCGCACATTGCTGCGCCAGGCCGTCGCTTCCTCGTCGCCGTCGCGTCCTTCGTGCTGCTGTCCTTCCGGCGCATCCTTGCTGATGTCCCACTGCATCTTCTGGCCGGGCCAGGCTTCACCCTGCCACTGCACGCGCGCCTGTTCGTGCGCATGCAGCTGTAAATTGATCAGTTGCGCCGAGGCCAGGTCGGTGCCCGTCCTGGCCATGTCGCCCTGTGCCGCCTTCTGCATTTGCGGCTCCAGCAGCAGCGACGCCAGCGGCCGCTTGCCTTCGGCCCATTCCGCCACATGCGATTCGTAGAACAGGCCGCTGCTGCCGACCGCATCCTGCAGTTTCTGGGCCACTTGCGCCGGGTCAGCGCCCGGCCTGGCCATCAGCAGCGTCTTGCCGACCAGGGACAGGGGCGCGCCGGGCACGCTTTCCGCCTGGCTGAGCACAGTGCTGATGGCGCGCGCGGTGGTGCTCAGCTCGGGCGCAGGCGTGTCGCCGGCCAGGGTAGGCAGCAAATTGGCTGGCGTCAGGGGCGCGCGGCTGAGCAGGGTGGCGGCCGTGCTGCTGGCGCGCGTGCCCGCCTGGGCGGCGCCTGGCTGGGGACCGCGCAGGTCGGCAGCCTCGGGCTCGGCATCCGCGTCCGCATATGTCAGCAGGGCGTTGGCGGGCTGGTCGCGGTTATTGCCGATTTGAAAAGAGGGGCGGGGATTGATGCCGATCAAGGTCAGCGGGATTTCCGTGCCCGGCTGGGCGCCGGCGGGCAGCTGCATGCGGGCCGGCGTACCGGCCACGCGCACCAGGAAGCTGCCGTCACCCATGCGGGCCAGCACCTGTCCTTGCATGGATTTGCCGATCAGTCCCTGCAGCGAGCGCTGGAACTCTGCCTGGCGCGGGTCGGCGACGGCATCGGCCGCCCGCGTGGCCTTGACCGGGGTCAGGGGCGTCATGCCGATCGCATCCATCTTCGGCAACATGATAGGTAACCTTGCCCCGTGGGCGTTTAGACGCCGTAGGCGTTGGCCAGGCGCCGCTCAGTGCCGGTGCTGTTGATCAGCTTGGACAATTGCGCCATCCACGGCATGGTGAGGTCGCGGATCTTGCGGTCGTCTTCCAGGATCTGCTTGATCAGGGCGACCTTGCGCTGGCGGCCAGCGCTTTCCAGTACGACTTTTTCTTCATTCGCCTTCAGCGCGGCCACATGCGCGCTGATACGCTGTTCCAGCGCTTCCAGTTCATCCCAGTCGGCGTTGGTGGCGGCGGTCACCATCTGGCCCGTCAGGGTCTGCACGGCTTCGTAAGTGGTCAGGACTTCTTGATTGGTCATCATGGCTCAGGCGCTCGCAAGGCTGGGCATACGTTTCAGATCGGCGCCAGGCATGGCGGCGGGGGTGGCGCCGATGGCGTTCCAGGTTTCGCGCA
It encodes the following:
- the fliM gene encoding flagellar motor switch protein FliM; translated protein: MADNFLSQEEVDALLKGVNGDQDDAQTPEDVTGVRTYNLATQERIVRGRMPTLEIINERFARLLRVGLFNFLRRSAEVSVGSVRVSKYSEFIRNLVVPTNLNLVHMKPLRGTALMVFDPGLVFLLVDNLFGGDGRFHTRVEGRDFTQTEQRIILRILDIVFEAYTKSWEPVFPVEFEYIRSEMNTQFANIATPNEVVVASTFTVELGSVSGQIHFCMPYSMIEPIRDSLTSSLQGEALEVDKRWIRLMTQQIQIAEVELVASLGTARVSFDEILNMKVGDIIPLNIPELIAATVDGVPVMDCTYGVLNGQYALKVEKLLANTDNMNNH
- the fliL gene encoding flagellar basal body-associated protein FliL, with amino-acid sequence MKADPKADAGLAPAGASKKKLLIIVLASVLVAGAIGGGAAWFFLHGKADKEESAPSKKKHAASKAGPPVFVPIDAFTVNLQPENGEQYLQIAFTLQASSPEEMDLIKVNMPKVRSRLLLLLSGKKASELNTVEGKQQLAAEIINQVNQPFEDKGPEQDVTDVLFTAFIIQ
- a CDS encoding flagellar hook-length control protein FliK, which gives rise to MQTQPTPISQIISPNATPGAANRSQPSTSGTAGDFQRTLNRQIEQRQASRNMAQAQTQAPAPTPRPASPAATQAPAQAPASEAKPAQAGAEQAASSEQPPAPVAEAATPATADSATAEASVPAVPAETVTPPADPAAEMLALVGSIQLAIQPPAAKAVPELPARTSVKAEGKNPATGPLLATGQGSGKAAATVIAQADSGDFADSLGQAQGKTAVTQGSSVPAGKAEPGKLAIDAQLAATAKAGTAVAEPILKETPADLSRLAAQLQPGALQQAAAAVAVPADKLTGRVGTPAWDQQLGQKVVWMAAGGDQSATLTLNPPDLGPVQVVLTVTNDQADAAFMSAQPEVRQALEAAMPRLREMMSEAGIAFGSATVSAGTPEQQDQGKREASGGHRGNGQGGGASGGEIAIAPAAGGRSRPSLSAVDTFA
- the fliJ gene encoding flagellar export protein FliJ → MASPSQLATLIDLAQRETDDCAKRLGAALKALDDCRQKLDMLSGYRDDYAKRFEASMSSGITPMAYRNFQAFMVKLDSAILGQQQVVEHAQARSDNEKMRWQLAERKRMSYTTLNNRAQEQALKLENKRDQKAMDEHAARQAYYKR
- a CDS encoding flagellar assembly protein FliH produces the protein MTSFGDERPSVVAARKLLEPDPEPELDPEVDPYGELHEEELAPPLEYPTQEELDAIREEARATAFDEGRAAGYAEGHAAGHADGHAQSYAEGKAASAVELAHLQTIAVDFGTAVHQADELIANDVMELALQLAKGMLKTALPVRPELMLPMVREAIEYLPVLQQPALLMLNPEDAQVVRDGIGDELDKGGWRVIEDPSVERGGCKIDTASNQIDAQTSTRWHRLTHALGKDLDWLAP
- the fliG gene encoding flagellar motor switch protein FliG — encoded protein: MTETTGLQKASILMLALGESEAAEVMKFLGPREVLKLGAAMATMKGIAHEQVVEVLDDFRAQTELNSTVGLDSDEYIRQVLTKALGDDKASVLLSRILGGKDASGIESLKWMDSQSVSELIRNEHPQIIATILVHLERDQACEILGHFTDRLRNDVVLRIATLDGVQPAALRELNDVLTKLLSGNENIKKSSLGGVRAAAEILNFMSGEQEGSVMDNIKNYDNDMAQKIMDEMFVFDNVIDIDDRGIQLLLREVQSEMLIIALKGASQELRDKIFKNMSQRAGEMMREDLESKGPVRLSEVESQQKQILQIVRRLADEGQIVLGGKGEDSFV
- the fliF gene encoding flagellar basal-body MS-ring/collar protein FliF; protein product: MAVAEEIDVNRIPPEPAPARSPVESVQAFAKTPMGKNFLRGLGVAALVAIGVALYMWNQPPEYKVLFSNYTDRDGGAITASLDQLGIKHKFSEGGGAILVPSEQVHDARLKLAAQGLPKGGNVGFELMENQKLGVSQFLEQVNFQRALEGELAKSIESVSAVDTARVHLALPKPSVFVREQQKPTASVLLNLHPGRGLDQLQVSAIVHLVASSVPELLPINVTVVDQAGTLLSNQEKDKDRANGIKSLDPNQLKYVQQLQQSVIKQVESILLPIVGEGNVRAEATADVDFSQSEQAAETYKPNSPPEASTIRSQQTSESTGAGNANPSGVPGALSNQPPGVATAPLTAEAPGAPGGAPTAPTQKESTTNYEVDKTVRYEQKSMGGLRRLSVAVVVNYRRSFDKDGKVTVKPISPAEMVQINNLVKEAMGYNKERGDSFSVANSPFDGIDRAPEGKLEWWRDPANLPLAKELAKFLITALILLYIFIKIVRPMLRPVMRKIDDFGAPPPVIEPELVKDGEENEVLLSEAELEELEEDTARGYRENLAMARKLAQEDPRVVANVIKAWIGNND
- the fliE gene encoding flagellar hook-basal body complex protein FliE, with translation MIAQLKSAATRPEAKIPAIQTEMPAAKVNFADAFKSALDSVSGAQKASSALGQRFTMGDEKVSLSDVMVSMQKSSIEFQATVQVRNKLVSAYHEIMNMQV
- a CDS encoding flagellar brake protein, translated to MDSGLENWHDFEVESRREIIALLRSIGEKNQLIRMLIHGESDVCVTSILDVDAEHNTVILDRSVNADQNRRMVAAKGISFETSLDKIRILFASALVEECNYGGKPALKIAIPETLIRLQRREYYRMTTPVSNPVRVSIPLPPSLGGADTLFPLADISCGGIAILDNKLMLGETIGRDYPGCRIDLPDVGIVTATLQIRNSLDMTLLNNKLNRRLGCQFVDLPRSMLAHVQRYITRLERERNARMAGLG
- a CDS encoding EscU/YscU/HrcU family type III secretion system export apparatus switch protein, which gives rise to MLDDTKRKVPQTAVALAYQSGTPAPKVVAKGSGLIADQIISTAREHGVFVHESKELVALLMDVDLDRQIPPGLYRAIAELLAWLYHIESANGGPIPPPPDTSVNLTDT
- a CDS encoding flagellar hook-length control protein FliK, which codes for MLPKMDAIGMTPLTPVKATRAADAVADPRQAEFQRSLQGLIGKSMQGQVLARMGDGSFLVRVAGTPARMQLPAGAQPGTEIPLTLIGINPRPSFQIGNNRDQPANALLTYADADAEPEAADLRGPQPGAAQAGTRASSTAATLLSRAPLTPANLLPTLAGDTPAPELSTTARAISTVLSQAESVPGAPLSLVGKTLLMARPGADPAQVAQKLQDAVGSSGLFYESHVAEWAEGKRPLASLLLEPQMQKAAQGDMARTGTDLASAQLINLQLHAHEQARVQWQGEAWPGQKMQWDISKDAPEGQQHEGRDGDEEATAWRSNVRFQFPLLGDLAAHVVLQGGRVHIQLQAGSEGSADTLRQHAARLEASLDAAGWPLSSLTIAGKPEAAGADDA
- a CDS encoding flagellar protein FliT; protein product: MMTNQEVLTTYEAVQTLTGQMVTAATNADWDELEALEQRISAHVAALKANEEKVVLESAGRQRKVALIKQILEDDRKIRDLTMPWMAQLSKLINSTGTERRLANAYGV